CTAACACCATACTCACTTAATACTTTGTCAACTAAATAAATAGAATCTTTAATATCAAGACCTACTCTTTCCATAGTTTCAATTGGAGCAGTAGCACTTCCACCACTTCCTCCATCAATTGCTATATAATCAGGGTAAGAATCTTTTCCTTGATCTATTCTTTTTTTAATCTCTTTAGCATAAGGTTCAATATTATCTAAATCAGAAATAACAATTTTTACCCCAACTGGTTTTTCAGAGATTTGTTGTAATTGTCCAATGAAATCAAAAAGTTCTTCAATACTATTTGCATAAGGAAATCTATTTGGAGAAAAAACATCTTTATATGCTTCAACACCTCTATAATAAGCAATAGCTGGAGTTACTTTATGACCAGCTAGTTTTCCACCTGTTTGTTTAGCACCTTGTGCCATTTTTATCTCTGTCATACGACAAAATCTCATTACTTTTTCATATCTTACTGGGTCAAATTTTCCATTTTTATCCCTAGCTCCATATAAACCAGAACTTATTTGAAATGTAATATCAGGTAAATCCGTAGGAACTTCTTTGGGAAAAGATTCTAAAGGAGCATCCCAATTTATTCTATGAAACAAAGATGATTGTAAATCAAATATATAAGTTTCTGCTTCAGGATCTTTTCCAAATACTAGTTTTCTATAAACATCAGCAGCAACTGCCCCATTAAAGAAAAACTGAACTACATCTTTTATTCTTTTTTCAAATTTTGTACCATGTACAACTTTCATATAATCAGCTTTATAGTTTTGATGTGTAACAAAAAAGTTTGAAGTTACACTACCCTCACCTGTATTTATAGGAAATTTTCCCTCTAAAGCACCCTTTGCAAAAGCTCTTGTTCCCTCAGGAGAAATAGAACCATCACTCATAGCTGATCTACCAATTATAGATTTAGAAATAAAAGGTTTTTTTCTTCTTGGACCAAAAGTTACTTCAAAGCCACCTTCTACTTCATCTTCATTTAAAACTATATTTGCATGTCTTATCATAAATTTAGGATAAGGCAAAGGCTGACTTGGAGAAAATGAAGCATAATTTGGTAAATCTCGACATGCTTTATTGAGCCAATCTAATTTATCTTTTGATTCATAAAACTTTTCATCACCAAAATATTGTCTAAAAGGCTCCCTTACTTCTTCTAAAAGAAATCTCAATCTTCCTATAATTGGATAGTTTACCAATAATTGATGCTTTCTTTGTACATATTTATCATGTATATACCAGGCGAATATAACGACTGCAATAATACTCCACTCTATAATAGAAAATTCCCAATCAAAACTCACTTTATCCCCTTATTTTTTACTTGAAGCTAAAACTCCACTAATAATAATTAAAATTATACCTAATGATATCCAAATATCTGGAAAATTGTCACCTAATATTACCCCTAGTATTATTGCAAAAATCAAATTACTATATGAAATTGTTCCTATTATTCCAGCTTTTGCAACTCCATAGGCTTTTGTCATATATATTTGAGCAAATGTTGCAGTTGTACCCATAAGAGTTATATATAATAAATCATTTAGATTTGGCATTGTAAATTTTCCAAACATAAAATCAAAAGTTGCATTTGAATAAAAATTTGCGATTATCATTAATATAATTGGACCTATTGTTCCTATTGTCATAAAAGATAAAACAATAACCCTAGTATCATAAAAAGTTCGTAATTCTCTAACTGAAGTATATGCTAAAGCAGCACCTACTCCTGAAAAAATACCAAGCCAATCTGTTTTATCTAAAGTACTACCATCAAACTTTGTAATAAAAAGTATTCCAATAAATCCAACAAAAACACCTATCCAGCCTTTTAAACCTAATTTTTCTTTTATAAAAACATATGCAAAAATA
This portion of the Arcobacter nitrofigilis DSM 7299 genome encodes:
- a CDS encoding FMN-binding glutamate synthase family protein, with translation MSFDWEFSIIEWSIIAVVIFAWYIHDKYVQRKHQLLVNYPIIGRLRFLLEEVREPFRQYFGDEKFYESKDKLDWLNKACRDLPNYASFSPSQPLPYPKFMIRHANIVLNEDEVEGGFEVTFGPRRKKPFISKSIIGRSAMSDGSISPEGTRAFAKGALEGKFPINTGEGSVTSNFFVTHQNYKADYMKVVHGTKFEKRIKDVVQFFFNGAVAADVYRKLVFGKDPEAETYIFDLQSSLFHRINWDAPLESFPKEVPTDLPDITFQISSGLYGARDKNGKFDPVRYEKVMRFCRMTEIKMAQGAKQTGGKLAGHKVTPAIAYYRGVEAYKDVFSPNRFPYANSIEELFDFIGQLQQISEKPVGVKIVISDLDNIEPYAKEIKKRIDQGKDSYPDYIAIDGGSGGSATAPIETMERVGLDIKDSIYLVDKVLSEYGVRDKVKLVASGKVLTPDDVIIIMSLGADFIQIARGFMMSAGCIRARYCSGTTGHDCPVGLATQNKSKRKKYFVHKQARKVANYHKNLLKSVKGMLAIMGLKRVDQLNKHRIMFIDKDAKVYDNMDDVFKRKLKIGRDLGDDYHEHG
- a CDS encoding DMT family transporter; translated protein: MDTQTIQGIKFMLFASLLFAFMGAFAKELSSSMSSIEVVFFRNVFGVVLIAISLYKKPVKQIGGKPLLLFFRGFVGFLALLTFFYNISNISLAEAMTFSKTSTIFTAIFAYVFIKEKLGLKGWIGVFVGFIGILFITKFDGSTLDKTDWLGIFSGVGAALAYTSVRELRTFYDTRVIVLSFMTIGTIGPIILMIIANFYSNATFDFMFGKFTMPNLNDLLYITLMGTTATFAQIYMTKAYGVAKAGIIGTISYSNLIFAIILGVILGDNFPDIWISLGIILIIISGVLASSKK